A stretch of DNA from Desulfurella amilsii:
CATAGATTCTACAAAACCTTTATTGCTTTGCGTTTTTGAAAGCTTTTCAAGTAAAAATGCCATAGCATCCACATCATTCATTTCCATAAGAACTTTTCTTAGTATCCACAATCGGTTTAAATCTTCTTTTGGTATAAGCAACTCTTCTTTTCTTGTCCCGCTTCTTGTTACATCAATTGCAGGGAAAATACGCCTATCGGATAAATTTCTATCTAAATGCAACTCCATATTACCTGTGCCTTTAAACTCTTCAAATATAACATCATCCATTCTTGATCCGGTATCGATGAGTGCTGTTGCAATGATAGTTAGGCTACCACCTTCTTCTATATTTCGTGCTGCACCAAAGAATCTTTTTGGTTTTTGAAGAGCATTAGAGTCTAAACCACCTGATAAAACCTTACCACTTGGAGGAATAACAGCGTTATATGCCCTTGCAAGTCTAGTTATCGAATCAAGCAAAATTACCACATCAAGCTTCCGCTCAACAAGCCTTTTTGCTCTCTCTAAAACAATCTCCGCTACCTGTATATGTCTATCTGGTGGCTCATCAAATGTAGAGCTGATTACATCGGCTTTAACAGAGCGCGCCATATCCGTAACTTCCTCAGGCCTTTCATCAATTAGCAATACCATCATAACAACTTCTGGATGATTTTGCGATATACTATTTGCAATATTTTGTAAAAGTACAGTTTTACCCGTCCTTGGGGGAGCAACAATCAAGCCTCTTTGACCTTTGCCTATTGGCGCGATTAAATCCATTACTCGCATAGCAATATTATCTTTTGTAACTTCAAGTTTTATCCTATCCATTGGATATAGCGGTGTTAAGTTATCAAAGTAATCGCGCTCTTTCATGTGTTCTGGATCTTCGAATTCTACGGCTTCAACCCTTAAAAGAGCCCTGTACTTTTCGTTGTCTTTTGGTTCTCTTATCTGACCAGAAATAAAATCACCCGTTCTTAGAGCAAATCTTTTAATCTGACTTGGCGACACGTATATATCATTTTGAGATGGCAAATAATTGTTTTTTTGCGATCTTAAAAAACCAAAACCATCAGGTAAAATTTCTAATACACCCTCACCATAACTTACCCCTTCTTTTTCTGACAACCTCTTCGTGATCTCAAAAATCAACTGTTCTTTTTTCTTGCTTGCTATTGCTATTTCTAGAGCTTTTGCAATTTCAATTAACTCTACAAGTTTCTTTTTCTTCAAATCCTCAATATTAATATCCATCATGCAATTTTAATATCCTCCTTATTTATTTTGTAATGTTATTTCAATTTAGTAATACGCTCTTTGCTTAATTTTAATGAAGCTTTTATATAACCATCCACTATGCTTTTATCGATTTTCAAATTATTTAAAGCTATGCTTTTTGATATAGAAGAAATAACGTTTCTTGTTGATAATCTCAATATATTTTTGCCAATAAAAGTATTAATAACTAAACCAAGATTAGCTTTTAGTGGTTTATCAAGTGCGCTCTTTCTTTTTAAGACAAATGATACCACATTCAAGTAATCGGCATAATAAGCATCCGATAGCAACTCTAAGCTCATGTGCTCAAGTGAGTTGACTACATTGTAATCACTCAAAAAAACTTCGTGCATTATTTTATCAGAAGCTAAATGAGATAAATACCCAATCGCAAATGATAATTCTTTTTCGCTTTTTGCACCCTCAACGAGATTATTTGCAAAATCAAAGTTGTGAGAGTTATTTTTCTTTGATACAAATTTTTTTGCTACCATAAAATCGGGTGCCAAACTTCCGTATAAAAATTCCCAAAAATTATTAGATACAACAGGGTAAAAAACGCTCCCATACGCTTTTATCTCATCAAGCAAATTAAAAGATATAAGCGTATGCACGCCGGGACCCCATGCATAAGCCATGTGTGGTATAAGCAAAAAGATGAAACAAACTAAGAAAATCATCATAAGTTTATTTTGTATTTTATACATTTTTTGTTAATTATCAAGCAAAAAAACACCGCCGATATTGCGGCCTGTAAGCTTGTTCCTTCTGTAAGAAAAAAATTCTTCATTCTCGTAAGTGCAGATTTGCATATCATAAATATTTTTAATATTTAAACCTTTCTCTAGTAAAGAGTCAATTATAGATTCACTTAAAGATAAGAACTTTTGATTTCCTTTCGTTTTAATAAATTTTTCGTCAAAATCAGAGGCAACATCATCTTTTACCTCATAACAATTTTGGCAAATATGTGGACCTAGTGTTACAATAATATCCTCACTCTTGGACCCAAAAATATACAGCTTTTCTAATATTTTTTGAGAAATTTTTAAATACGCACCGCGCCAACCGCTATGAACGCTTGCAATAATCTTATTTTTCACATCCATAAAGATTACAGGACAACAGTCTGCAAACTTTATTGACAAAAAAACACCTTTTTTATCAGTAAAAAAACCATCCGCGTCTGTAACAGTACCTTTATACTCAACAATTTTATCAGAGTGAATTTGATTTAACATAGCAATTTCAGCTACATTAAGCCTACTTTTAATAATTTCTATGTTTTTTTTAACATTTTCGAGAGAATCACCTGCAGATACACTTACATTTAAAGAATCAAATGGCTTTGGACTTACACCACCATTTCTATCAAAAAAAACGCACCTTGCATCAAATTGTCTAAATCTTTCATCTTCATAAATCATATTAGCCACTCACTACCATAATAGGGAACCAGTTTTTCTGGTATTTTAACATTTCCATCTCTTGTTTGGTAATTTTCTAAGATTGCTGCAAAGCATCTACCTACAGCCACGCCTGAGCCATTTAAGGTATGCGGAAAGTAATTTGTCTTACTACTTTTCACTTTTATTTTAGCCCTTCTTGCTTGAAAATCAAGTGTATTTGAGCAAGAAGAAATCTCACGGTAACGCTTTTGTGACGGAAACCACACTTCTAAATCATACGTTTTTACACTTGCAAAACCCAAATCACCACTGCAAAGCATAACAACCCGGTATGGCAAACCT
This window harbors:
- a CDS encoding zinc dependent phospholipase C family protein, producing the protein MYKIQNKLMMIFLVCFIFLLIPHMAYAWGPGVHTLISFNLLDEIKAYGSVFYPVVSNNFWEFLYGSLAPDFMVAKKFVSKKNNSHNFDFANNLVEGAKSEKELSFAIGYLSHLASDKIMHEVFLSDYNVVNSLEHMSLELLSDAYYADYLNVVSFVLKRKSALDKPLKANLGLVINTFIGKNILRLSTRNVISSISKSIALNNLKIDKSIVDGYIKASLKLSKERITKLK
- the rho gene encoding transcription termination factor Rho, translated to MNIEDLKKKKLVELIEIAKALEIAIASKKKEQLIFEITKRLSEKEGVSYGEGVLEILPDGFGFLRSQKNNYLPSQNDIYVSPSQIKRFALRTGDFISGQIREPKDNEKYRALLRVEAVEFEDPEHMKERDYFDNLTPLYPMDRIKLEVTKDNIAMRVMDLIAPIGKGQRGLIVAPPRTGKTVLLQNIANSISQNHPEVVMMVLLIDERPEEVTDMARSVKADVISSTFDEPPDRHIQVAEIVLERAKRLVERKLDVVILLDSITRLARAYNAVIPPSGKVLSGGLDSNALQKPKRFFGAARNIEEGGSLTIIATALIDTGSRMDDVIFEEFKGTGNMELHLDRNLSDRRIFPAIDVTRSGTRKEELLIPKEDLNRLWILRKVLMEMNDVDAMAFLLEKLSKTQSNKGFVESMNK
- the pgeF gene encoding peptidoglycan editing factor PgeF gives rise to the protein MIYEDERFRQFDARCVFFDRNGGVSPKPFDSLNVSVSAGDSLENVKKNIEIIKSRLNVAEIAMLNQIHSDKIVEYKGTVTDADGFFTDKKGVFLSIKFADCCPVIFMDVKNKIIASVHSGWRGAYLKISQKILEKLYIFGSKSEDIIVTLGPHICQNCYEVKDDVASDFDEKFIKTKGNQKFLSLSESIIDSLLEKGLNIKNIYDMQICTYENEEFFSYRRNKLTGRNIGGVFLLDN